ACTGCCGATGAAAAGCTCGTCATCACCTCCGTTTTTGAAATAGAACATTCTGGCGTGCTCCAGGAAGCGGCCCACCAACGACGTCACTTTTATGTTCTCACTGACTCCCGGCAGACCAGGCCTAAGACAGCATATGCCCCTTATCTGAAGGTCTATTTTCACCCCGGCGCAGGAGGCTTTGTAGAGGGCTTTTATACACCGCTGGTCCACCAGCTGGTTCATCTTGAAGGCTATATAACCTCCGCCGTTTTTCTTGTGGTGTTCCAGCTCACGGTATATCCGACTGACTATGCCCTTTCTGGTGGTTCCAGGGGAGACCAGTATCTTACGGTAGTCCTCCTGGTGTGAAAAACCGGTCATGGCGTTGAACAGCTCTGTCACGTCGGAGCAGATGGCCGACTTGGACGTGAAGAATCCTAAGTCGGCGTAGATCTTGGCGGTGCCGGGGTTGTAGTTTCCCGTTCCGATATGGACGTATCGTTTGAGCCTGTTTTGCTCCCTCCTTATGACCATACAGAGCTTGGAGTGAATTTTAAACCCCACCAGGCCGTACACCACGTGGACCCCGGCCTCCTCAAGGGCTTTAGCCCAGACGATGTTCTGTTCCTCGTCGAAACGGGCTTTAAGCTCAACAACTACGGTGACCTGTTTACCGTTTCGCCTGGCCTCCATTAGTGCAGATACGATAGGTGAGTTTGACCCCGACCTGTACAAGGTCTGTTTTATAGCAAGGACGTTCGGGTCTACTGCGGCCCTTCTGACGAAGTCCAGGACGGGAGAAAAGCTATCGTAGGGGTGATAGAGGATCAGGTCCCTTTTTTTTAGCATCGGCAGGACGGGATCCCTTTCGCCTAAAGGGTAGGGAACCCTAGGTTTATATGGAGTGTCTTTAAGATCGTGTCTGTCCAGACCAGCAAGCTGCATAATCCTGGACATAGCCATTTCCTTGCGACAGCGAAATATCTGCCATTTCTCCAGGTGAAGCCTGCCGGCGAGAAAGTGTCTCATGGCCTTTGGCATCTCGGAAGAGACCTCAAGCCTTATTACCTCCGCAAAATGACGTCTTTCGACCCCTTCGGCCACCGCCTCCATAAGGTCTCCTCCGTCGTCCTCAGCTATCTCTATGTCGGCGTTTCTGGTGACCCTGAACAGATGGGCCCCAAGGACCTTGTATCCCGGGAACAGTGTGTCTATATTGGCCCTTATAAGCTCCTCTATCCAGATGGAGTCGCCGCCGTTTCTCATGGTCAGCCCCAATTTGCGATACACGGAAAAGTCGTTGCCCGTCATTATCGCGACGAAGGGTTTGAAGGTATCGGGGATCTTTACCCTGGCGAAGTGTATGGCCTCCCCGGGATCCTGGAGCATCACCAGCAGGTTAAGGCTAAGGTTGGATATTTTAGGGAAGGGACGGCCTGGATCTATGGCCATAGGGGTTATTATAGGGAATATCTCTTTGATAAAGTATTTCCTCAGCCCCTCTTTGGTCTTATCGTCCAGATCGGAGTACCTCATTATGGATATTCTATCCGACGCCAAAAGCCCTCTTAGCTCCTCCCAGCATTTATCGGCGATGTCCAAAAGTCTTGAGAGTCGAGACCTTATCTCCATGAGCTGGTCCGCTGGGGTCTTTCCGTCCATAGAGAGATCCTTTACCCCCTCGTGATACTGGTGAACCAGACCGGAGACACGGACCATGAAAAACTCGTCAAGGTTGTTGTGAAATATGGACAAAAACTTCACCCTCTCAAGGAGAGGATTGCCCTGATCCATGGCCTCGTAAAGCACTTTCTCGTTGAAACATATCCAGTTGAGTTCTCTGTTCAGGTAGAGAGATTGGTCGTTAAAATCCACGTTGCCTTTCTTATCGCTCATAACAGTGCCTCCTCGCGAAGCTCCTTTGGAAAGGGTATAATGAAGCTATCTTACCATTATAATCATTGTAGTCCGACAATGCAGTGAAGTCCACAGCAAACCGGATTCATTCTACAGCTTTGTCATCAGCCGATGGTTACGGAAGAGTAAAACAAGGAGGTGTTCGTAGATGTTAGAAAAAGTCGACCTGTCCAGGAAGCTTGGGAAAAAGGAGTATCGTCAGGCGGTGAAGGAGCTTGGAGCTAAGATAGGGGACCTCCAGAGGCGGCAGAGAGAGGCGGGAATCCCGGTTATGGTGGTTTTTGAGGGCTGGGAAGGGGCGGGGAAAGGTGCCCAGATGAACCAGCTGATACTGCCTCTGGATCCCAGAGGATTCAGGGTTCAAAACGTCACCGACTCCTTTACGTCCGACCCTTTTTATCCGCCTATGTACCCCTTCTGGAACGCCATACCTCCCGCAGGCAGGATGTCCATATACAACCGTTCGTGGTACAGAAAGGCCATAGATTCCTGGAGAGAGCCGAACGAGGGAAACCAAGGATTGGAGAGGAAGCTGGGGGAGATAAGGTCCTTCGAGAGACAACTGGCGGACGGAGGCTACCTCCTTATAAAGCTCTTTCTGCACATAGACCGCTCGGAGCAGAAAAAGCGCCTCCAGAGGCTAAAGGGCGACGGATCCAAAGGGGTCAGAGGACAGGATGAGCTGAACGCCTATAAAAATTACGACTCCATCCTTCCGGTTTTGGAGGAGGTCATGAGAGAGACCGATAGAGCCTACGCTCCCTGGACTATAGTGGAGGCCCACGATAGACGGTTCGCCACGGTGAAGGTCCTGTCGGTGGTGGCCAGAGCCCTTGAGAACAGGCTCAACCAGCCGAAGGTCGAGGTCGCTAAAGAGCCTGTGGTGCTATCGGAGCTGGAGGAGGCGGTAACCACGCCGACGGTTTTATCGAAAGTGGATCTCTCCCTGGAGCCGGATGATAACTACAAAAAAGAGATGGGCTCCCTCCAGAGAAGGATAAGGAGGATGGAGTACACCCTTTACAGAAAGAGAAGGCCTATGGTGTTAGCCTTCGAGGGATGGGACGCCGCAGGGAAGGGAGGCTGCATAAAGAGGCTCACCGAAGAGATGGACCCCAGAGGCTACGAGGTCATCCCTGTCGGTGCTCCTAACGATTTCGAGAGACGACACCACTACCTGTGGAGGTTTTGGCAGGACTTCCCTAAGGCGGGACACGTAGCCATCTTCGACAGAACCTGGTACGGCAGGGTGTTGGTGGAGAGAGTGGAAGGGTATTGCTCCCCTTTGGATTGGAGAAGAGCTTACAGCGAGATAAACGACATGGAAAAGCAGTGGCACGACTCAGGGGCTATCGTGATGAAGTTCTGGCTTCAGATAGATAAAGACGAACAGCTCAGGAGGTTCCAGTCCAGAGAGGAAACTCCTGAGAAAAACTGGAAGATAACCGACGAGGACTGGAGAAACAGGGAAAAATGGGACCTCTACGAAAAAGCGGTGGAGGAGATGCTCTGGCGTACAAGCACTCCCTACGCTCCCTGGACCA
The uncultured Dethiosulfovibrio sp. genome window above contains:
- the ppk1 gene encoding polyphosphate kinase 1 codes for the protein MSDKKGNVDFNDQSLYLNRELNWICFNEKVLYEAMDQGNPLLERVKFLSIFHNNLDEFFMVRVSGLVHQYHEGVKDLSMDGKTPADQLMEIRSRLSRLLDIADKCWEELRGLLASDRISIMRYSDLDDKTKEGLRKYFIKEIFPIITPMAIDPGRPFPKISNLSLNLLVMLQDPGEAIHFARVKIPDTFKPFVAIMTGNDFSVYRKLGLTMRNGGDSIWIEELIRANIDTLFPGYKVLGAHLFRVTRNADIEIAEDDGGDLMEAVAEGVERRHFAEVIRLEVSSEMPKAMRHFLAGRLHLEKWQIFRCRKEMAMSRIMQLAGLDRHDLKDTPYKPRVPYPLGERDPVLPMLKKRDLILYHPYDSFSPVLDFVRRAAVDPNVLAIKQTLYRSGSNSPIVSALMEARRNGKQVTVVVELKARFDEEQNIVWAKALEEAGVHVVYGLVGFKIHSKLCMVIRREQNRLKRYVHIGTGNYNPGTAKIYADLGFFTSKSAICSDVTELFNAMTGFSHQEDYRKILVSPGTTRKGIVSRIYRELEHHKKNGGGYIAFKMNQLVDQRCIKALYKASCAGVKIDLQIRGICCLRPGLPGVSENIKVTSLVGRFLEHARMFYFKNGGDDELFIGSADMMPRNLDRRVEVLTPIDAPELRASMVEDILMKHLADTENAWELNSDGTYSKVTVAKGESSFDSQRWMMEHRQGWNPVMEDR
- the pap gene encoding polyphosphate:AMP phosphotransferase; translated protein: MLEKVDLSRKLGKKEYRQAVKELGAKIGDLQRRQREAGIPVMVVFEGWEGAGKGAQMNQLILPLDPRGFRVQNVTDSFTSDPFYPPMYPFWNAIPPAGRMSIYNRSWYRKAIDSWREPNEGNQGLERKLGEIRSFERQLADGGYLLIKLFLHIDRSEQKKRLQRLKGDGSKGVRGQDELNAYKNYDSILPVLEEVMRETDRAYAPWTIVEAHDRRFATVKVLSVVARALENRLNQPKVEVAKEPVVLSELEEAVTTPTVLSKVDLSLEPDDNYKKEMGSLQRRIRRMEYTLYRKRRPMVLAFEGWDAAGKGGCIKRLTEEMDPRGYEVIPVGAPNDFERRHHYLWRFWQDFPKAGHVAIFDRTWYGRVLVERVEGYCSPLDWRRAYSEINDMEKQWHDSGAIVMKFWLQIDKDEQLRRFQSREETPEKNWKITDEDWRNREKWDLYEKAVEEMLWRTSTPYAPWTIVEANSKAYARLKVLRTVLERGEEAL